One window of the Candidatus Tanganyikabacteria bacterium genome contains the following:
- a CDS encoding LCP family protein, with product MSLQKVVPSGTRRPRRAASAAQVRRRHFAILLLLLAGLVALAAGLMMVARYVAPWGNLSWLLGNPKFLDRPRNVLVVGLDREGRGARGDLYMLARLDTRVPAVTILSVPVETQTTIPGYGVGKLADVPAVGGGPLARQTIEALLGVGVDRLVILDPGLQGRVIDRLGGIDVLVTRAMAFKAPGAAATVQVPAGKQRLDGKRAIAFAAARSGDAGDLKRISRQQYLAAAILRQAGRNPWKLASATKALVKEAGGDLAQPEAEEVVRFLESHPTTRFTTIPGDPGYGGAWIPSPTRIQALLERVESLKQKPGAKTPMAEIRFSPKREKAANGLANQLVDRGVTVVRTAPLEEEDATNVVAREPSGRVDHIVRTLLPAAPWVLSDDPSPYSADYTIVVGLDAPEIR from the coding sequence ATGTCGCTCCAGAAGGTCGTGCCGTCCGGCACACGCCGGCCGCGGCGGGCGGCTTCGGCAGCCCAGGTGCGGCGGCGGCACTTCGCGATCCTCTTGCTCCTGCTGGCGGGCCTGGTCGCCCTTGCGGCCGGTCTGATGATGGTCGCCCGCTACGTCGCGCCCTGGGGCAACCTGTCCTGGCTGCTGGGCAACCCGAAGTTCCTGGACCGGCCGCGTAACGTGCTGGTGGTGGGGCTCGACCGGGAAGGGCGCGGGGCGCGCGGCGACCTGTACATGCTAGCCCGTCTCGACACGCGCGTTCCGGCCGTGACGATCCTCTCGGTCCCGGTCGAGACCCAGACCACCATACCGGGCTACGGCGTCGGGAAACTGGCCGACGTACCGGCCGTCGGGGGAGGTCCGCTGGCGCGGCAGACCATCGAGGCGCTCCTTGGCGTCGGCGTGGACCGCCTGGTTATCCTCGATCCTGGCCTGCAGGGGCGGGTCATCGATCGCCTGGGAGGCATCGACGTGCTCGTGACCCGCGCCATGGCTTTCAAGGCCCCCGGCGCCGCCGCCACCGTCCAGGTACCGGCCGGTAAGCAACGCCTCGACGGGAAGCGGGCGATCGCCTTCGCAGCGGCGCGATCCGGCGACGCCGGGGATCTCAAGCGCATCTCGCGCCAGCAGTACCTGGCGGCGGCCATCTTGCGGCAGGCCGGACGCAACCCCTGGAAACTGGCGAGCGCCACCAAGGCGCTGGTCAAGGAGGCCGGCGGCGACCTGGCGCAGCCTGAAGCCGAGGAAGTCGTCCGCTTCCTGGAGAGCCATCCCACGACGCGATTCACGACGATTCCGGGCGACCCCGGTTACGGCGGGGCGTGGATTCCGAGCCCGACGCGCATTCAGGCCCTGCTCGAGCGCGTCGAGTCGCTCAAGCAAAAGCCCGGCGCCAAGACGCCGATGGCCGAGATCCGGTTCAGCCCCAAGCGCGAGAAGGCGGCCAACGGGCTGGCAAATCAGCTCGTCGATCGCGGAGTGACCGTGGTGAGGACCGCCCCGCTGGAGGAAGAGGACGCGACCAACGTGGTGGCCCGGGAGCCGTCGGGGCGCGTCGATCACATCGTGCGTACCCTCCTGCCGGCAGCTCCGTGGGTCCTTTCCGACGATCCGTCGCCCTACTCGGCCGACTACACCATCGTCGTAGGCCTGGATGCCCCCGAGATCCGCTGA
- a CDS encoding ABC transporter ATP-binding protein, whose translation MPPRSADPGLASDPLLEARGVRKVFQRDGEQLEILAGIDLQVRAGEFVAITGPSGSGKSTLLYLLGALDRPTSGEIRLLGRATNELEDAALASIRNTLVGFVFQFHFLLMDLTALENVMVPAMVGGASPQQCEAKARALLDRVGLSHRLTHRPAQLSGGEQQRVAVARALMNGPALLLGDELTGNLDTAASESIYQLLREHNRAEGQTIVVVTHNPALAAHADRVLEMVDGKILGISVTGQTL comes from the coding sequence ATGCCCCCGAGATCCGCTGATCCTGGACTCGCCTCCGATCCGCTCCTGGAGGCCCGAGGGGTTCGGAAGGTCTTCCAGCGCGACGGAGAGCAGCTCGAGATTCTGGCGGGCATCGACTTGCAGGTCCGGGCCGGCGAATTCGTGGCGATCACCGGGCCCTCCGGTAGCGGGAAGTCCACGCTCCTGTACCTGCTTGGTGCGCTGGATCGGCCGACATCGGGCGAGATCAGGCTGCTGGGCCGGGCGACCAACGAACTCGAGGATGCCGCGCTCGCGTCCATTCGCAACACGCTCGTGGGCTTCGTCTTCCAGTTCCACTTCCTGCTGATGGACCTGACCGCCCTCGAAAACGTGATGGTGCCCGCCATGGTGGGCGGAGCCAGTCCGCAGCAGTGCGAGGCCAAGGCGCGGGCCCTCCTGGACCGGGTCGGCCTGTCGCACCGCCTGACCCATCGCCCCGCGCAGCTTTCCGGAGGCGAGCAGCAACGAGTCGCCGTCGCCAGGGCCCTGATGAACGGGCCGGCACTCCTGCTCGGAGACGAGCTGACGGGCAACCTCGACACGGCGGCGAGCGAGTCCATTTACCAGCTTCTGCGGGAGCACAACCGCGCCGAGGGCCAGACCATAGTGGTCGTAACCCATAACCCCGCGCTCGCGGCCCATGCCGATCGGGTGCTCGAGATGGTGGACGGGAAGATTCTTGGGATCTCCGTCACGGGCCAGACCCTGTAG
- the recA gene encoding recombinase RecA, whose product MPPKDTAPPAKVPSKEVAGSQPARPTPSPEHAEKLRAIELAIGGIEKQFGKGSIMKLGDNARMKVATVPTGILPLDVALGVGGLPRGRVVEIYGPESGGKTTVSLQVVAQVQRSGGIAAFIDAEHALDPIYAAKLGVDIDNLLVSQPDTGEQALEIAEALVRSGAVDLVVVDSVAALVPKAELEGEMGDAHVGLQARLMSQALRKLTAAIGKSASIVIFINQLREKVGVMFGNPEVTTGGRALRFYASVRIEVRRIETLKKDGVEFGNRVKAKVVKNKVAPPFKVSEFDLYFGEGVSREGCILDMAADMGILTKSGTWYAYGETKLGQGRDSARLFLVQNQDLATELDRLVRTKLQLIISESVRDDD is encoded by the coding sequence ATGCCGCCCAAAGACACCGCCCCACCCGCCAAGGTCCCGTCCAAGGAAGTCGCCGGCTCGCAGCCAGCGCGCCCCACGCCCTCTCCCGAGCACGCCGAGAAGCTTCGCGCTATCGAGCTTGCCATCGGCGGCATCGAAAAGCAGTTCGGCAAGGGTTCGATCATGAAGCTGGGCGACAACGCCCGCATGAAGGTCGCTACAGTACCGACGGGCATCCTCCCGCTTGACGTCGCTCTTGGCGTCGGCGGACTGCCCCGCGGCCGCGTCGTCGAGATCTACGGCCCGGAGTCCGGCGGCAAGACGACGGTCAGCCTCCAGGTGGTGGCGCAGGTGCAGCGGTCGGGAGGCATCGCGGCGTTCATCGACGCCGAGCATGCGCTGGATCCCATCTACGCCGCCAAGCTCGGCGTGGACATCGACAACCTCCTGGTCTCGCAGCCCGACACCGGCGAGCAGGCCCTGGAAATCGCCGAGGCCCTCGTGCGCTCCGGCGCGGTCGATCTGGTCGTGGTCGATTCCGTGGCGGCCCTGGTGCCCAAGGCCGAGCTGGAGGGCGAGATGGGCGATGCCCACGTGGGCCTCCAGGCCCGCCTCATGAGCCAGGCCCTGCGCAAGCTCACCGCCGCCATCGGCAAGAGCGCCTCGATCGTCATCTTCATCAATCAGCTCCGGGAGAAGGTAGGCGTCATGTTCGGCAATCCCGAGGTCACCACGGGCGGTCGGGCCCTTCGCTTCTACGCTTCGGTCCGCATCGAGGTCCGGCGCATCGAGACCCTCAAGAAGGACGGCGTGGAGTTCGGCAACCGGGTGAAGGCCAAGGTGGTCAAAAACAAGGTGGCCCCGCCCTTCAAGGTCTCCGAATTCGATCTCTATTTCGGCGAAGGTGTGTCCCGCGAGGGCTGCATCCTGGACATGGCCGCCGACATGGGCATCCTCACCAAGAGCGGGACCTGGTACGCCTACGGCGAGACCAAGCTCGGGCAGGGCCGCGACTCTGCCAGGCTCTTCCTGGTGCAGAACCAGGATCTGGCGACCGAACTGGATCGGCTCGTACGCACCAAGCTCCAGCTCATCATTTCCGAATCCGTGCGCGACGACGACTAG
- a CDS encoding sigma-70 family RNA polymerase sigma factor, which produces MSGTNGDQGLLKELLADLPDPADVALEQVEKEQEAEDQTLRVTFFEEEEPHAEAAEPADEVAVEEEHEAPAVVRPPREKRAERVAPSDPIQAYLRSIGAIPLLTAEEEVMLAKAMAENGKLGQEARKRMIEANLRLVVSVAKKYLGRGLSFLDLIQEGNLGLIRAVEKFDYRRGYKFSTYAMWWIRQAITRALADKARTIRIPVHLVETINRLRAISQRLTQKLGRRPADEEIAEAANVPVEKIKEVKRVVKDTISLETPVGKEEESRLGDFIVDREAPGPASTVAQLLLREDVQSVLSVLSAREREVVTLRFGLDDGQVHTLEEIGRRFGVTRERVRQIEGKALNKLRTAMIERHIAEYMD; this is translated from the coding sequence ATGAGCGGGACGAACGGCGATCAGGGTCTCCTCAAGGAGCTCCTGGCCGACTTGCCGGATCCGGCCGATGTGGCGCTCGAGCAGGTCGAGAAGGAGCAGGAGGCCGAGGACCAGACGCTCCGGGTGACCTTCTTCGAGGAGGAGGAGCCGCACGCCGAGGCGGCGGAACCGGCCGATGAGGTGGCGGTGGAGGAGGAGCACGAGGCGCCGGCCGTGGTCCGCCCGCCGCGCGAGAAGCGCGCCGAGCGCGTGGCGCCGTCCGATCCCATCCAGGCGTACCTGCGTTCGATCGGCGCCATTCCGCTGCTCACCGCGGAAGAGGAGGTGATGCTCGCCAAGGCGATGGCCGAAAACGGCAAGCTCGGCCAGGAGGCGCGCAAGCGGATGATCGAAGCCAACCTGCGCCTCGTGGTGAGCGTCGCCAAGAAGTACCTGGGCCGGGGGCTGTCCTTCCTCGATCTCATCCAGGAGGGCAACCTGGGCCTCATCCGCGCCGTCGAGAAATTCGATTACCGCCGCGGCTACAAATTCTCGACCTACGCGATGTGGTGGATCCGCCAGGCAATCACCCGCGCCCTGGCCGACAAGGCCCGCACCATCCGCATTCCCGTGCACCTGGTGGAGACCATCAACCGCCTCCGCGCCATCTCGCAGCGCCTGACCCAGAAGCTGGGCCGCCGGCCGGCCGACGAGGAGATCGCCGAGGCCGCCAACGTGCCGGTCGAGAAGATCAAGGAAGTCAAGCGCGTCGTGAAGGACACCATCTCGCTGGAGACGCCCGTCGGCAAGGAGGAGGAAAGCCGCCTGGGCGACTTCATCGTGGACCGCGAGGCTCCCGGCCCCGCGTCCACCGTGGCGCAACTCCTGCTGCGCGAGGACGTGCAGTCGGTCCTGTCGGTCCTCTCGGCCCGGGAGCGCGAGGTCGTCACGTTGCGCTTCGGCCTGGACGACGGCCAGGTCCACACCCTCGAGGAAATCGGCCGCCGCTTCGGCGTCACGCGCGAACGCGTCCGCCAGATCGAGGGCAAGGCGCTCAACAAGCTTCGCACCGCCATGATCGAGCGCCACATCGCGGAGTACATGGACTGA
- a CDS encoding phosphatidylserine/phosphatidylglycerophosphate/cardiolipin synthase family protein, whose protein sequence is MRVPDLRPPAPVARPAAAGEVARNPLLRAQADSLATAPVAILGDVAVELADVDGIASPGNDDLRGTARGQVAVDRDYLLSQLREFVKSDDKKAITRIAFDARRRVYEIEGHARLFGRFRGPGFKVEMKADGDGHLVVTGRSWADPLLRLFGQPTVADWVERSIRAYKPPVKLQREGRKLIVAGIANLTVPLGSDNIKLTLSDYTPRAGQPGPFSLGADGRVVTALAGEVRGFIWQGKPTGQAEHPDKASLQVHFVARADRSIATRVTGSATVGITEEQLKNLTGQRGEVLFPLLKSGRATFSDLRIEGSYSSGRRWESRITANARVETPQGLTIETPLTADIDDGGKGVTASAGPVAWRDPFNGRLRIERFDFASGADGMRLEVVEPPDKPLDVPFAENRLGLWIGGDAYFQQLLAAVGQAREGVLLESFGYPGGQRPEKLMEALLNRAARGVAVRLLIDPGPFGTEDWAGRVKTTLAGNGDDAWTKRFMAGLTGAELARIRESFDVVEHPGGLARTNHRKVVVVDGVLGVTGGVNVGDGHFSTVQDAMVPVVGPAARDLAEAFLRTWAEDGGKVTDDDRRIFVKDDAAITAEGGARFGGLVGVAPAKARMLVTDDRQAEIARAYLDAIDGARKAVKVEQQYLTERAVVAALARAIRRGVDVTVVVPEDQGNEFELGNNLAILRLLEASAATGAGSVDARYYQTRGTWTHHVHSKILVADGERALVGSANVDQRAMRGLATTAQGRILWNKELDLDIADPAFAGRIDREVFGRDTRPEESRDVWEKLVATRLEAPAKRNPADMAKLGLDLRTLMHEEAATAIRSAGDSPAEREARTRLEAALARAEGAWDATWSLAATPDVDRVEFVKARIPAGRGRDVELHMLRHPGGQAAWARAAAHAALYGVERAVADLYRAGGFKRHEAFVRAALRPDERQARLSDAFNLLF, encoded by the coding sequence GTGAGGGTCCCCGACCTGCGTCCCCCCGCCCCCGTAGCGCGCCCCGCGGCTGCCGGGGAAGTCGCTCGCAACCCCCTGCTCCGTGCGCAGGCCGATAGCCTCGCGACGGCACCGGTCGCCATTCTCGGCGACGTCGCGGTCGAACTGGCGGACGTGGACGGCATCGCGAGCCCCGGCAACGACGATCTGCGCGGCACGGCCAGGGGACAGGTGGCCGTCGATCGGGACTACCTCCTCTCGCAACTGAGAGAGTTCGTCAAATCCGACGACAAGAAAGCCATCACCCGCATCGCCTTCGACGCCAGACGCCGCGTGTACGAAATCGAGGGCCATGCCCGCCTCTTCGGCCGCTTTCGCGGCCCGGGCTTCAAGGTCGAGATGAAGGCGGATGGCGACGGCCACCTGGTGGTGACCGGCAGGTCCTGGGCCGACCCGCTCCTGCGCCTCTTCGGGCAACCGACGGTGGCCGACTGGGTGGAGCGATCCATCCGGGCTTACAAGCCGCCCGTCAAGCTGCAGCGCGAGGGGCGGAAACTCATCGTGGCCGGGATTGCCAACCTGACCGTGCCGCTCGGGTCGGACAACATCAAGCTGACGCTCTCGGATTACACCCCCCGTGCCGGCCAGCCAGGCCCGTTCTCGCTCGGCGCCGACGGGCGGGTCGTCACGGCGCTCGCCGGCGAGGTCCGGGGGTTCATCTGGCAGGGCAAGCCCACCGGGCAGGCCGAGCACCCGGACAAGGCCAGCCTGCAGGTGCACTTCGTCGCCCGGGCCGACCGCTCGATCGCCACGCGGGTGACCGGCAGCGCCACGGTCGGCATCACCGAGGAGCAACTCAAGAACCTCACCGGCCAGCGCGGCGAGGTCCTGTTCCCCTTGCTCAAGTCGGGCCGGGCCACGTTCTCGGATCTGCGCATCGAGGGCAGCTACTCCAGCGGCCGCCGCTGGGAGTCGCGCATCACGGCCAACGCGCGCGTCGAAACTCCCCAGGGCCTGACGATCGAGACGCCGCTCACCGCGGACATCGACGACGGAGGCAAGGGCGTCACGGCGAGCGCGGGGCCGGTCGCATGGCGCGATCCGTTCAACGGCCGGCTGCGGATCGAGCGGTTCGACTTCGCCAGCGGCGCGGACGGGATGCGTCTGGAGGTGGTGGAACCGCCCGACAAGCCGCTCGATGTGCCTTTCGCCGAAAACCGCCTGGGCCTCTGGATCGGGGGCGATGCTTACTTCCAGCAGCTTCTGGCCGCAGTGGGGCAGGCGCGGGAAGGCGTGCTGCTCGAGTCCTTCGGGTATCCAGGCGGCCAGCGGCCGGAAAAGCTCATGGAGGCCCTGCTGAACAGGGCGGCTCGCGGCGTAGCCGTCCGCCTGCTCATCGATCCCGGGCCGTTCGGGACCGAGGACTGGGCCGGGCGAGTGAAGACGACCCTCGCGGGAAACGGGGACGACGCCTGGACGAAGCGCTTCATGGCGGGCCTGACCGGAGCCGAACTCGCCCGCATTCGCGAATCCTTCGACGTCGTGGAGCATCCGGGGGGACTGGCGCGCACCAACCACCGGAAAGTCGTGGTCGTCGACGGTGTCCTGGGCGTGACGGGCGGCGTGAACGTGGGCGACGGCCACTTCTCGACCGTCCAGGACGCGATGGTGCCCGTCGTGGGACCGGCCGCGCGCGACCTGGCCGAGGCATTCCTGCGCACGTGGGCCGAGGACGGCGGGAAGGTGACCGACGACGATCGGCGCATCTTCGTCAAGGACGACGCCGCCATCACCGCCGAGGGCGGCGCGAGGTTCGGCGGCCTCGTGGGCGTGGCGCCGGCGAAGGCCCGCATGCTGGTGACCGACGACCGCCAGGCCGAGATAGCACGTGCCTACCTGGATGCCATCGACGGGGCCCGGAAGGCCGTGAAGGTCGAGCAGCAGTACCTCACGGAACGCGCCGTGGTCGCGGCCCTGGCCCGCGCCATCCGCCGCGGGGTGGACGTCACGGTGGTCGTGCCGGAAGACCAGGGCAACGAGTTCGAACTCGGGAACAACCTGGCCATCTTGCGCCTGCTGGAAGCCTCCGCGGCTACCGGAGCGGGGAGCGTCGACGCCCGCTACTACCAGACCCGCGGGACCTGGACGCACCACGTCCACTCCAAGATCCTGGTCGCCGACGGCGAACGGGCCCTGGTGGGCTCGGCGAACGTCGATCAGCGGGCCATGCGCGGCCTGGCCACGACGGCCCAGGGGCGCATCCTGTGGAACAAGGAACTCGATCTGGACATCGCGGATCCCGCGTTTGCCGGCCGGATCGACCGCGAGGTCTTCGGCCGCGACACGAGGCCCGAGGAGTCCCGGGACGTCTGGGAGAAGCTCGTCGCCACCAGGCTGGAGGCTCCCGCGAAGCGAAATCCGGCCGACATGGCCAAGCTGGGTCTCGATTTGCGGACGCTCATGCACGAAGAGGCGGCCACGGCCATTCGCTCGGCTGGCGACTCGCCTGCCGAACGGGAGGCTCGCACCCGTCTAGAAGCCGCGCTCGCCAGGGCCGAGGGCGCCTGGGACGCAACCTGGTCGCTGGCCGCCACTCCCGACGTGGACAGGGTAGAATTCGTCAAGGCCAGGATTCCGGCCGGCCGCGGCCGCGACGTCGAACTCCACATGCTCCGGCATCCCGGCGGCCAGGCGGCCTGGGCCCGGGCCGCCGCGCACGCCGCCCTCTACGGGGTGGAGCGAGCGGTGGCCGACCTGTACCGGGCCGGCGGGTTCAAGCGGCACGAGGCGTTCGTGCGGGCCGCCCTCCGGCCCGACGAAAGGCAGGCCCGGCTGTCGGACGCGTTCAACCTGCTATTCTGA